From a region of the Chiloscyllium punctatum isolate Juve2018m chromosome 1, sChiPun1.3, whole genome shotgun sequence genome:
- the ccng2 gene encoding cyclin-G2, giving the protein MKDLASYEHNNEAHKLLKQINQYLEQESKFLPRASGLLAIEASLENDDCISPKLRDAKVEDLRSLTRFFGCSTETFVLAINLLDRFLSIMKVRPRHLPCLGLSVFHLAAKTIEEECNIPSAHDLLRISHCKFTVSDLKRMEKIVNEKLNGEFKAVTALDFLHLYHALAHCHVINGKEFLILDRLEAQLKACCCRFVFSRAKPSVLALSLLTLEVENLKSGDLFEIILRVQKHSKISQYDLAYWRELVSKCLADYSSPECCKPDNKKLVWIVSRRTARHLQNSYYSVPELPTIPEAGCFTEPESEDSCEEMSCGEDGLSSSPQSHTESEFFS; this is encoded by the exons ATGAAAGACTTGGCATCTTATGAACACAACAATGAAGCCCATAAGCTATTGAAACAAATAAATCAGTACTTGGAACAAGAATCCAAATTTCTACCAAGGGCCAGTGGACTCCTTGCAATTGAAGCATCTTTGGAG AATGATGATTGTATCTCCCCAAAGTTAAGAGATGCTAAAGTGGAAGATCTTCGGAGTTTGACCAGATTCTTTGGCTGCAGTACTGAAACTTTTGTTTTAGCGATTAACCTACTGGACAGATTTTTGTCAATTATGAAG GTGCGACCAAGACATCTGCCTTGCCTTGGATTAAGTGTCTTCCATCTAGCAGCTAAGACCATTGAGGAAGAATGTAATATCCCTTCTGCCCATGACCTCCTCAGAATCAGCCACTGTAAGTTTACAGTGTCTGACCTTAAGCGGATGGAAAAAATTGTCAATGAAAAGCTGAATGGGGAATTTAAGGCTGTCACCGCCTTGGATTTTTTACACCTGTATCATGCCCTGGCACACTGCCATGTAATTAATGG GAAAGAATTTCTGATCCTTGATAGGctggaagcacagctgaaagctTGCTGCTGCCGGTTTGTTTTTTCTAGAGCTAAA CCATCAGTATTGGCCTTGTCCCTTCTGACCCTTGAAGTTGAAAACTTGAAATCCGGTGACTTGTTTGAAATTATACTGCGTGTTCAAAAACATTCCAAA ATTAGCCAGTATGACTTGGCATACTGGCGTGAACTGGTGTCCAAATGTCTGGCTGACTACTCTTCACCTGAATGCTGCAAGCCTGATAACAAGAAGCTAGTGTGGATTGTTTCAAGGCGTACAGCCCGTCACTTACAGAATAGTTATTATAGTGTCCCTGAATTGCCAACTATCCCAGAAGCTGGCTGCTTCACTGAACCTGAAAG tgAGGATTCATGTGAAGAAATGAGCTGTGGTGAAGATGGTCTGAGTAGCTCTCCACAGAGTCACACAGAAAGTGAATTCTTCTCTTGA